Proteins found in one Campylobacter concisus genomic segment:
- the infC gene encoding translation initiation factor IF-3: MSKENEVLLNEDIRAREVRCIGDDGTAYGVISREEALEISNKLGLDLVLIAPDAKPPVCKIMDYGKFRYQQEKKQKEAKKKQKTIEIKEIKLSVKIAQNDINYKVKHASEFLQDGKHVKFRVFLKGREMSTPEAGVAMLEKVWEMIKNEADRDKEPMIEGRYVNMLVTPKKG; encoded by the coding sequence TTGAGTAAGGAAAATGAAGTATTGCTCAATGAGGACATAAGGGCGAGAGAGGTAAGATGTATAGGGGATGATGGCACAGCATACGGTGTCATCTCAAGAGAAGAGGCTTTAGAGATCTCAAATAAGCTTGGGCTTGATCTAGTTCTTATAGCGCCAGATGCGAAGCCACCAGTTTGCAAGATAATGGACTATGGTAAATTCCGTTATCAGCAAGAGAAAAAGCAAAAAGAAGCTAAAAAAAAGCAAAAAACCATCGAGATAAAAGAGATAAAACTCTCTGTCAAGATCGCCCAAAACGATATAAACTACAAGGTTAAACACGCAAGCGAGTTTTTGCAAGATGGCAAACACGTTAAATTTCGTGTCTTTTTAAAGGGTCGCGAGATGAGCACGCCAGAAGCTGGCGTAGCTATGCTTGAGAAGGTCTGGGAAATGATAAAAAATGAAGCTGATCGCGATAAAGAACCTATGATAGAAGGTCGTTATGTAAATATGCTTGTAACTCCAAAAAAGGGTTAA
- the gdhA gene encoding NADP-specific glutamate dehydrogenase: MSEYIEKTMEWIKKTNPGQGVFVQAATEVLNSLEPLIKRESKYQKHAILERIVIPERTVIFRVTYTGDDGRPQVNNGYRVQFNSAVGPYKGGLRLHPSVDLGVLKFLGFEQIFKNSLTGVNIGGAKGGSTFDPKGKSEGEIMRFCQAFMSELYRHIGNTVDVPAGDIGVGAREIGYMFGQYKKLTGRFDGILTGKGLNWGGSLARTEATGYGLVYFTQNMLQKAGLSLEGKKCSISGSGNVAIYTVEKLYQVGALPITVSDSNGYVYDAEGIDLAVLKELKEVKRARLSEYTKFRPNAKYVSVSEYKEGRNGVWDVPCDGAFPCATQNELHLADIKVLYANGCRFVAEGANMPSTLDAINFMLAQKDFHFAPAKAANAGGVGTSGLEMMQNAGMTSWSFEEVDRRLHGIMNHIFELSYETSKEFGNEGNLVLGSNIAGFRKVADAMIDQGYV; this comes from the coding sequence ATGAGCGAGTACATCGAAAAAACGATGGAGTGGATAAAAAAGACCAATCCGGGTCAAGGCGTCTTTGTCCAGGCTGCGACCGAGGTTTTAAACAGCCTCGAGCCGCTTATAAAAAGAGAGAGCAAGTACCAAAAACACGCGATCCTAGAGCGCATAGTTATCCCCGAGCGCACGGTGATCTTTCGCGTCACGTACACGGGCGACGACGGCAGACCGCAGGTAAATAACGGCTACCGCGTGCAGTTTAACTCAGCCGTCGGTCCATACAAGGGCGGTCTAAGGCTCCACCCTAGCGTGGATCTTGGCGTGCTAAAATTTCTAGGATTTGAGCAAATTTTTAAAAACTCACTCACGGGCGTAAATATCGGAGGCGCAAAAGGCGGCAGCACCTTTGATCCAAAAGGCAAGAGCGAGGGCGAGATAATGCGCTTTTGCCAAGCGTTTATGAGCGAGCTTTACCGCCACATCGGCAACACCGTGGACGTGCCCGCAGGCGACATCGGCGTTGGCGCGCGCGAGATCGGATATATGTTTGGGCAGTATAAAAAACTCACGGGCAGGTTTGACGGCATACTAACGGGCAAGGGGCTAAACTGGGGTGGCAGCCTAGCGCGCACGGAGGCGACCGGATACGGGTTAGTGTATTTTACGCAAAATATGCTGCAAAAAGCGGGCCTTAGCCTCGAGGGCAAAAAATGCAGCATAAGCGGTAGCGGAAACGTCGCCATCTACACGGTAGAAAAGCTCTATCAAGTAGGCGCGCTGCCTATCACAGTCTCTGATTCAAACGGATACGTTTACGACGCAGAGGGCATCGATCTAGCGGTGCTTAAAGAGTTAAAAGAGGTCAAGCGCGCTCGCCTTAGCGAATACACCAAATTTAGACCAAATGCAAAATACGTAAGCGTGAGCGAATACAAAGAGGGCAGAAATGGCGTCTGGGACGTGCCATGCGACGGAGCCTTCCCGTGTGCGACACAAAACGAGCTTCACCTAGCTGACATAAAAGTGCTTTACGCAAATGGCTGCCGCTTCGTAGCTGAGGGCGCAAACATGCCAAGCACGCTTGATGCGATAAATTTTATGCTTGCGCAAAAAGACTTTCACTTTGCTCCAGCAAAAGCGGCAAACGCTGGTGGCGTGGGCACAAGTGGCCTTGAGATGATGCAAAACGCCGGCATGACTTCGTGGAGCTTCGAGGAGGTCGATCGCAGACTTCATGGCATCATGAACCACATCTTTGAACTAAGCTACGAGACAAGTAAAGAGTTTGGCAATGAGGGCAATTTGGTGCTTGGCTCAAATATCGCTGGCTTTAGAAAAGTGGCTGACGCGATGATAGATCAAGGATATGTGTAG
- a CDS encoding SMI1/KNR4 family protein, whose translation MFLKLNQIAQKLDQIFLPLEQEGMTGMRLLLQNDVKATTQALKNSQEALGVNFPAKFTKLLSKFDLGNFEICNVKFGSRGDYASEIVRLNIVDEYGGKWWSGEARPLNLIAFAVGDPWIFLLDCTSGAVYAWLFGDEELCGRCIASDFEKFFIALASTYIARLNDEAMPKAEEILKFVQTDSTRTNRAFDFWQELLQI comes from the coding sequence ATGTTTTTAAAGTTAAACCAGATAGCTCAAAAGTTAGATCAAATTTTCTTGCCACTAGAGCAAGAGGGTATGACTGGCATGAGACTCTTGCTTCAAAATGATGTTAAAGCTACCACACAAGCACTTAAAAACTCACAAGAAGCTCTTGGCGTAAATTTCCCAGCTAAATTTACAAAGCTTTTAAGCAAATTTGACCTTGGAAATTTTGAAATTTGCAATGTCAAATTTGGCTCCAGAGGCGACTATGCAAGCGAGATAGTACGACTAAATATCGTAGATGAGTACGGCGGCAAATGGTGGAGTGGCGAGGCTCGCCCTTTAAATTTGATAGCTTTTGCCGTGGGTGATCCGTGGATATTTTTGCTTGATTGCACAAGTGGCGCGGTCTATGCATGGCTCTTTGGAGATGAGGAGCTTTGCGGTAGATGCATCGCAAGCGACTTTGAGAAATTTTTCATAGCGCTTGCCAGCACCTATATAGCAAGACTAAATGATGAAGCCATGCCAAAGGCCGAAGAAATACTTAAATTCGTTCAAACAGATAGCACTCGTACTAATAGAGCCTTTGACTTTTGGCAGGAGTTACTTCAAATTTAA
- a CDS encoding PQQ-like beta-propeller repeat protein — MAHISTRQFACMRGVFYFGTAGKGGDLYAVDAKSGEVIFKFKTSDMEHFALVDGQILLANRKNKPVLISAKDGLLLKEIEFEKFSLSADQIMLVSGGRLYAVQMTEPRCAQFARKFSFGEIYRQSCNEINLSLLFISFYRLYDDLF; from the coding sequence TTGGCGCATATCTCTACACGCCAGTTTGCCTGCATGAGGGGAGTATTTTACTTTGGCACAGCTGGCAAGGGCGGAGATCTCTATGCCGTGGATGCAAAAAGTGGCGAAGTGATATTTAAGTTTAAAACCAGTGACATGGAGCATTTTGCTTTAGTTGATGGCCAAATTTTGCTCGCAAACCGTAAAAATAAGCCAGTTTTGATAAGCGCTAAAGATGGCTTGCTATTAAAAGAGATAGAGTTTGAGAAATTTAGCCTTAGTGCAGATCAGATCATGTTAGTAAGCGGTGGCAGGCTCTACGCCGTGCAAATGACGGAGCCAAGATGTGCGCAGTTCGCGCGAAAATTTAGCTTTGGCGAAATTTATCGCCAAAGCTGCAATGAGATAAATTTATCTCTTCTTTTTATATCTTTTTATCGCCTCTACGATGACCTCTTCTAG
- a CDS encoding acetyl-CoA carboxylase subunit A produces the protein MIHKILIANRGEIAVRIVRACRDLHIQSVGIYTAPDSECLHVRIADEAYQVGEDPIKGYLDAKAIVKLAKECGADAIHPGYGFLSENYEFAKAVEDAGLIFIGPKAEVIRKMGDKNIARYLMKRNGIPIVPGTEKLNDESMDAIKEHARRIGYPVILKASGGGGGRGIREVWQEEDMQDAFESCTREAKTYFNNDEVFMEKLVVNPRHIEFQILGDNYGNIIHLCERDCSIQRRHQKIIEIAPCPSISENLRKIMGVTAVAAAKAVGYSNVGTIEFLLDDYNNFYFMEMNTRIQVEHGITEEITGHDLVVRQIRIAAGEILEIEQSDIKPRGYAIEARITAENVWENFIPAPGTIEGYYPALGPSVRVDSHVYKDYTIPPFYDSLIAKLIVKATDYDLAVNKLERALEEFTIEGVRTIIPFLLTISKSKEFRRGFFDTSYVEKNLKTILENTYDDMNKEPNDDLEEVIVEAIKRYKKKR, from the coding sequence ATGATACATAAAATTCTTATCGCAAATCGTGGTGAGATCGCAGTTAGGATAGTCAGAGCTTGTAGGGATTTACACATTCAAAGCGTAGGGATTTACACAGCGCCAGATAGCGAGTGCTTACATGTGAGGATCGCTGATGAGGCCTATCAAGTGGGCGAAGATCCGATCAAAGGCTATCTTGACGCCAAAGCGATCGTAAAGCTTGCTAAAGAGTGCGGGGCTGACGCGATACACCCAGGATACGGCTTTTTAAGCGAAAACTACGAATTTGCAAAGGCGGTCGAGGACGCTGGGCTTATCTTTATCGGTCCAAAGGCTGAAGTGATAAGAAAAATGGGTGATAAAAATATCGCAAGATACCTAATGAAGAGAAACGGCATACCAATCGTTCCAGGCACAGAAAAGCTAAATGACGAGAGCATGGACGCCATAAAAGAGCACGCTAGACGTATCGGCTACCCAGTCATCTTAAAAGCAAGTGGAGGCGGAGGCGGACGTGGCATCAGAGAGGTTTGGCAAGAAGAAGATATGCAAGATGCCTTTGAGTCGTGCACCAGAGAAGCAAAGACCTACTTTAACAACGATGAAGTCTTTATGGAGAAGCTTGTCGTAAATCCTCGTCACATCGAGTTTCAAATTTTAGGCGACAACTACGGCAACATCATCCACCTTTGCGAGCGTGATTGCTCTATCCAAAGGCGCCACCAAAAGATCATCGAGATCGCACCTTGCCCATCAATTAGCGAAAATTTAAGAAAGATAATGGGCGTAACCGCGGTGGCTGCTGCAAAGGCTGTGGGCTACTCAAACGTAGGAACGATCGAGTTTTTGCTAGATGACTACAATAACTTTTACTTCATGGAGATGAACACCCGTATCCAAGTGGAGCATGGCATCACTGAAGAGATCACCGGCCACGACTTAGTCGTTAGGCAAATAAGGATTGCAGCTGGCGAGATTTTAGAGATCGAGCAAAGCGACATCAAACCACGCGGCTACGCGATAGAGGCTAGGATCACGGCTGAAAATGTCTGGGAGAATTTCATCCCAGCACCAGGCACTATCGAGGGCTACTATCCAGCACTTGGTCCATCTGTGCGCGTCGATAGCCACGTCTATAAAGACTACACCATACCGCCATTTTATGACTCTTTGATCGCAAAACTGATCGTAAAGGCGACCGACTACGATCTAGCGGTAAATAAGCTTGAAAGAGCACTTGAAGAATTTACCATTGAGGGTGTGCGAACGATCATCCCATTTTTGCTAACGATCAGCAAAAGTAAGGAGTTTAGACGAGGATTTTTCGATACTAGCTACGTTGAGAAAAACTTAAAAACCATCCTTGAAAACACCTATGATGATATGAACAAAGAGCCAAACGACGATCTAGAAGAGGTCATCGTAGAGGCGATAAAAAGATATAAAAAGAAGAGATAA
- a CDS encoding CopD family protein yields MAEYYLYLKYLHYLFFISWMAVLFYQPRLYVYHVENMDKPDFVKVVEVMEYKMYHYIGWVALIGSFVTGILILIAMPDLIKTGHIHVKILVVILMAIYHLDLGRYMKQLKEKRCNKSGIFFRAYNEVPTIAMLIIIWVMIVNPF; encoded by the coding sequence ATGGCAGAATATTATCTTTACTTAAAATACCTCCACTATTTGTTTTTCATCTCGTGGATGGCAGTGCTGTTTTATCAGCCAAGGCTCTACGTTTATCACGTAGAAAATATGGACAAACCAGACTTTGTAAAAGTGGTCGAAGTGATGGAGTATAAGATGTATCACTACATCGGCTGGGTCGCGCTCATCGGCTCATTTGTCACTGGTATTTTGATACTTATTGCAATGCCTGATCTTATAAAAACTGGTCACATCCATGTTAAAATTTTAGTTGTCATCTTAATGGCTATCTATCACCTAGACCTTGGACGCTACATGAAGCAGCTCAAAGAAAAACGCTGTAACAAAAGTGGCATCTTCTTTAGAGCTTACAACGAAGTGCCAACTATCGCGATGCTCATCATCATCTGGGTCATGATAGTAAATCCATTTTAA
- a CDS encoding NINE protein has protein sequence MGNNIYVAYALWLLTGWLGAHRIYLGKFITGFLMMGLFFVGYSTFYFIIGIPFLAIWGIWWLIDAFLVGAYVEKNLQKVELKERLKLKDKEDDLKRLYELFESGAISKAEFEARKEILFR, from the coding sequence GTGGGAAATAATATCTACGTCGCATACGCGCTTTGGCTACTTACTGGCTGGCTTGGAGCGCATAGAATTTACCTTGGTAAATTTATCACTGGCTTTTTGATGATGGGACTATTTTTTGTTGGCTACTCTACGTTTTATTTCATTATAGGCATACCATTCTTAGCTATCTGGGGCATTTGGTGGCTTATCGATGCATTTTTAGTTGGTGCTTATGTCGAGAAAAATTTACAAAAAGTCGAACTAAAAGAGAGACTAAAACTAAAAGACAAAGAAGATGACTTAAAAAGGCTTTACGAGCTTTTTGAGAGTGGTGCGATCAGCAAGGCTGAATTTGAAGCTAGAAAAGAGATACTTTTTAGATAA
- the lspA gene encoding signal peptidase II, producing MRKNLVKFFIAFFIIFIVDQAIKMIFIDGFSWDGEFFSLVLTYNKGVAFSMFAFLDEWLKFIQIALILGVFAYLVVEKKLLCSHAIWLGALLGAGSSNITDRFIHGGVVDYVFWHKWFNFAVFNLADVTIDLCVVMILWQSFRKRRESGK from the coding sequence ATGCGTAAAAATTTGGTTAAATTTTTCATCGCATTTTTTATCATTTTTATCGTTGATCAAGCGATAAAGATGATATTTATAGATGGTTTTTCGTGGGACGGAGAGTTTTTTTCGCTAGTTCTTACATATAATAAAGGCGTTGCATTTTCGATGTTTGCCTTTTTAGATGAGTGGCTGAAATTTATCCAGATTGCCCTTATTTTAGGCGTTTTTGCCTATCTAGTCGTTGAAAAAAAGTTGCTTTGCTCGCATGCCATTTGGCTTGGAGCTTTGCTAGGAGCTGGCAGCTCAAATATCACAGATAGATTTATCCATGGCGGTGTCGTGGATTACGTCTTTTGGCACAAGTGGTTTAACTTTGCGGTCTTTAACCTCGCCGACGTAACGATCGATCTTTGCGTGGTGATGATACTTTGGCAAAGTTTTAGAAAAAGGAGAGAGAGTGGGAAATAA
- the glmM gene encoding phosphoglucosamine mutase, with the protein MKLFGTDGVRGKAGEKLSAQTSMRLAMAAGIYFRKTSATNVILVGKDTRKSGYMIETAIVAGLTAVGYNVLQIGPMPTPAIAFLTENMRCDAGIMISASHNPYYDNGIKFFDSFGNKLDEKIEAEIEKIFYDDELIANAQKTMTEIGANKRIDDVIGRYIVQIKNSFPKELNLKNLRVVLDVANGAAYKVAPTVFSELGADVIVINDEPNGSNINQNCGALHPEDLASEVKRLRADIGFAFDGDADRLVVVDENGEVVHGDAILGSLAAFLHEQKALKGGAIVATVMSNAALDDYLKAHKIKLLRSNVGDKYVLEMMKENGINFGGEQSGHVIFNDYAKTGDGLVTSMQVVAMMLKKGKKASEIFGELKPYPQILLNLKITEKKPLDKIEGLKELEASLAKEGIRSLFRYSGTENLIRLLLEGKNQTLVEKRMDEVEKFFIKALNA; encoded by the coding sequence ATGAAACTATTTGGAACGGATGGAGTTCGTGGAAAAGCTGGCGAGAAGCTTTCAGCTCAAACATCTATGCGTCTTGCAATGGCGGCTGGAATTTATTTTAGAAAGACTTCAGCGACAAATGTGATTTTGGTTGGAAAAGATACAAGAAAAAGCGGCTATATGATAGAAACCGCCATCGTTGCAGGACTAACTGCAGTTGGCTACAACGTCCTTCAAATAGGCCCTATGCCAACACCTGCGATCGCATTTTTAACAGAAAATATGCGCTGTGACGCTGGTATCATGATAAGCGCATCGCACAACCCATACTACGATAACGGCATCAAATTTTTTGATAGCTTTGGCAACAAACTTGATGAAAAAATAGAAGCTGAAATAGAGAAAATTTTCTACGATGACGAGCTCATCGCGAATGCCCAAAAGACAATGACAGAAATAGGTGCAAACAAGAGGATCGACGATGTTATCGGCAGATATATCGTGCAAATCAAAAATTCATTCCCAAAAGAGCTAAATTTAAAGAATTTACGAGTAGTTTTAGACGTGGCAAACGGAGCTGCTTACAAGGTCGCACCAACTGTATTTAGCGAGCTTGGAGCCGATGTCATCGTTATAAACGACGAACCAAATGGTAGCAACATCAATCAAAACTGCGGTGCGCTCCACCCAGAAGATCTAGCAAGCGAGGTAAAAAGGCTTCGTGCTGACATTGGCTTTGCATTTGACGGCGATGCTGATAGGCTTGTAGTTGTCGATGAAAACGGCGAAGTTGTGCATGGCGATGCGATACTTGGCTCGTTGGCTGCATTTTTACACGAGCAAAAGGCGCTAAAAGGTGGAGCCATTGTGGCTACGGTGATGAGTAATGCCGCACTTGATGACTATCTAAAAGCTCATAAGATCAAACTACTTCGCTCAAACGTAGGCGATAAATACGTGCTTGAGATGATGAAAGAAAATGGCATAAATTTTGGCGGCGAGCAAAGCGGACACGTCATTTTTAACGACTACGCTAAGACTGGCGACGGTCTTGTTACTTCGATGCAAGTCGTTGCAATGATGCTTAAAAAAGGCAAAAAAGCTAGTGAAATTTTTGGAGAGCTAAAGCCATATCCGCAAATTTTACTAAATTTAAAGATCACAGAGAAAAAGCCACTTGATAAGATAGAGGGGCTAAAAGAGCTTGAGGCTAGCCTTGCAAAAGAGGGCATAAGGTCGCTCTTTAGATACTCTGGCACTGAGAATTTGATCAGACTTTTACTTGAAGGCAAAAATCAAACTTTAGTTGAAAAACGCATGGATGAAGTTGAAAAATTTTTCATAAAAGCCCTAAATGCGTAA
- the rpsT gene encoding 30S ribosomal protein S20 — protein MANHKSAEKRARQTIKRTERNRFYRTRLKNITKAVRVAVEAKDLNAANEALKVANKSIHSFVSRGFLKKQTAARRVSRLAQLVNTLKAA, from the coding sequence ATGGCAAACCATAAATCTGCTGAAAAAAGAGCTAGACAAACTATAAAAAGAACTGAGAGAAACAGATTTTACCGCACTAGACTTAAAAACATCACAAAAGCAGTGCGTGTAGCTGTAGAAGCTAAAGATCTAAATGCTGCAAATGAAGCTTTAAAAGTTGCTAACAAAAGCATCCATAGCTTCGTAAGTAGAGGCTTTTTGAAGAAACAAACTGCTGCTCGCCGCGTTAGTCGCCTTGCTCAATTAGTAAACACTCTAAAAGCTGCTTAA
- the prfA gene encoding peptide chain release factor 1, which produces MFADKLHPFLDRYNEISALLSDPNIANDIEKMTKLSKEQSSIEPVATASTKYLEILKDIDENKALLEDSEFGELAKEELKDLEISRERLEEEIKILLLPKDPNDDKNIFLEIRAGTGGDEAALFVGDLFNAYIRYAELRGYKFEIVSQSEGNTGGFKEIIVLIKGKGAYSRLKFEGGTHRVQRVPETESQGRVHTSAVTVAIMPEVEDSEIEINPNDIRVDVMRSSGHGGQSVNTTDSAVRITHIPTGLVVTNQDGKSQHKNKEAAMKVLKARLYELQEQERLAKETSERKSQVGTGDRSGRIRTYNYPQNRISDHRINLTLYRLDAIMAAGLFDEIIEPLITHYQAEAMLEAGI; this is translated from the coding sequence ATGTTTGCTGATAAACTTCATCCATTTTTGGATCGCTATAATGAAATTTCTGCGCTTCTTAGCGATCCAAATATAGCAAACGATATCGAAAAGATGACAAAGCTCTCAAAAGAGCAATCATCTATCGAACCAGTCGCAACTGCCTCAACAAAATATCTAGAAATTTTAAAAGACATCGACGAAAATAAAGCCCTACTTGAGGACTCTGAATTCGGAGAGCTAGCAAAAGAAGAACTTAAAGATTTAGAAATTTCAAGAGAAAGGCTTGAAGAAGAGATCAAAATTTTACTTCTTCCAAAAGATCCAAACGATGATAAAAATATATTTTTAGAAATTCGTGCAGGTACTGGTGGAGATGAGGCCGCGCTATTTGTTGGAGATCTTTTTAATGCTTACATCAGATATGCAGAGCTTCGTGGATATAAATTTGAGATCGTTAGCCAAAGCGAAGGCAATACTGGCGGCTTTAAAGAGATCATAGTGCTTATAAAAGGCAAAGGTGCTTACTCAAGACTAAAATTTGAAGGTGGCACGCATAGGGTTCAGCGTGTGCCAGAGACCGAGAGTCAGGGCAGGGTGCATACTTCGGCTGTGACTGTGGCTATCATGCCAGAGGTCGAAGATAGCGAGATCGAGATCAACCCAAATGATATAAGAGTCGATGTGATGAGAAGCTCGGGCCATGGCGGTCAGTCAGTAAATACAACTGATAGTGCCGTTAGGATCACGCATATACCAACAGGCCTTGTTGTCACAAATCAAGATGGTAAGAGTCAGCACAAAAACAAAGAAGCTGCGATGAAGGTGCTAAAGGCTAGACTTTATGAGCTTCAAGAGCAAGAGAGACTTGCAAAAGAGACTAGTGAGCGAAAGAGCCAAGTTGGCACCGGAGATCGTTCTGGCAGGATAAGGACATACAACTATCCGCAAAACCGCATAAGTGATCACCGTATAAATTTAACACTTTATCGCCTTGATGCGATTATGGCTGCGGGATTATTTGACGAGATCATCGAGCCACTTATTACGCATTATCAAGCTGAAGCTATGCTAGAAGCTGGCATTTAA
- a CDS encoding TOBE domain-containing protein, whose amino-acid sequence MSISARNQLNVEITEVRTGAVNSLISAKLAGGEVLKATVTVDSEKGLDLKVGKKAIFLFKASSVIVSKDDSIKLSATNQIKGVVSEIKDGAVNAEVIIDVNGSKISAIITRESVSSLALKAGDKVTAIIKATQIIVGVK is encoded by the coding sequence ATGTCAATAAGTGCAAGAAATCAACTAAATGTTGAGATCACAGAGGTAAGAACAGGTGCGGTAAATTCGCTAATATCTGCTAAGCTTGCAGGCGGTGAGGTGCTAAAAGCAACTGTTACGGTTGATAGTGAAAAAGGTCTTGATCTTAAGGTTGGCAAAAAAGCTATCTTTTTATTCAAAGCTTCAAGCGTTATCGTTTCAAAAGATGATAGCATCAAGCTTAGCGCTACAAACCAAATCAAAGGTGTTGTTAGCGAGATAAAAGACGGAGCTGTAAATGCTGAAGTTATTATCGATGTAAATGGCAGTAAAATTTCTGCTATCATCACAAGAGAGTCAGTTAGCAGCCTAGCTTTAAAAGCAGGAGATAAAGTAACTGCAATTATCAAAGCAACTCAAATTATAGTTGGTGTTAAATAA
- a CDS encoding replication/maintenance protein RepL, whose product MNEEIYKAIIGEKKVEIINLLVKSCDENGFIVVKISEICEKLDVSKPTVINTFKLLEEKKIFERVKNGVYRFKNL is encoded by the coding sequence ATGAATGAAGAAATTTACAAGGCAATCATTGGCGAGAAAAAGGTAGAAATTATAAATTTGCTAGTTAAAAGCTGTGATGAAAATGGCTTTATTGTAGTAAAAATTTCAGAAATTTGTGAAAAGCTAGATGTCAGCAAACCAACCGTAATAAATACCTTTAAGCTACTTGAAGAGAAGAAAATTTTCGAGCGAGTGAAAAACGGAGTTTATAGATTTAAAAATTTATAG
- a CDS encoding diacylglycerol kinase, with amino-acid sequence MRNRPEYKFFKNFGYAREGLAEIFKNEKSFRIEIYIFLVTTISLFFWNFDLVFNLFLIFSMAFVLVCECLNSGLERVTDLSSPDYHALAKAAKDAGSAAVMIANFLCGALWFVAIGYKIWS; translated from the coding sequence ATGAGAAACCGGCCAGAGTATAAATTTTTTAAAAATTTTGGCTACGCAAGAGAGGGTTTGGCTGAAATTTTTAAAAATGAAAAGAGCTTTCGAATAGAAATTTATATATTTTTGGTAACTACGATCTCGCTATTTTTTTGGAATTTTGACCTTGTTTTTAATCTATTTTTGATCTTTAGCATGGCATTTGTGCTAGTTTGCGAGTGCCTAAACTCTGGCTTAGAGCGAGTAACTGATCTTTCAAGCCCAGACTATCACGCCCTAGCAAAGGCGGCAAAGGACGCAGGAAGTGCAGCTGTGATGATCGCAAATTTCTTATGTGGCGCGCTTTGGTTCGTGGCAATAGGATATAAAATTTGGAGCTAG
- a CDS encoding exodeoxyribonuclease III yields MKLISWNVNGLRALVTKDGFAWLTEQKPDFLALQEIKVKEDDVPKEIYNLGFKDISVNSGERAGYSGVMSLANFDISTQKAAFFDDTEGRVLEHRFNDIVLFNIYFPNGQKDDERLAYKMDFYEKFLAYCKELIKSGKEVIFCGDVNTAHREIDLKNPKANAKTSGFLPIERAWIDEVLKSGFIDTFRAINGDITDAYSWWSYRFNARAKNVGWRIDYFFISQGLKDRLKDAFILPEITGSDHCPVGIDIEI; encoded by the coding sequence TTGAAACTTATTAGCTGGAATGTAAATGGCCTTAGAGCACTTGTAACAAAAGATGGTTTTGCATGGCTTACGGAGCAAAAGCCTGATTTCTTAGCGCTTCAAGAGATCAAGGTCAAAGAGGATGACGTGCCAAAGGAAATTTATAACCTTGGCTTTAAAGATATCAGTGTAAACTCAGGCGAGAGGGCCGGATACTCTGGCGTGATGAGCCTAGCAAATTTTGACATTTCTACACAAAAGGCAGCCTTCTTTGACGACACGGAGGGGCGTGTTTTGGAGCATAGATTTAATGATATCGTGCTTTTTAATATCTATTTTCCAAACGGCCAAAAGGATGACGAGCGCCTAGCCTATAAAATGGATTTTTATGAGAAATTTCTAGCTTACTGCAAAGAGCTTATAAAAAGTGGCAAAGAGGTGATATTTTGTGGCGATGTAAATACCGCTCACCGTGAGATCGACCTTAAAAATCCAAAAGCAAATGCCAAAACTTCCGGCTTTTTGCCTATTGAGCGAGCGTGGATAGATGAGGTGCTAAAAAGTGGCTTTATAGATACTTTTAGAGCCATAAATGGCGATATTACGGACGCTTACTCGTGGTGGAGTTACCGCTTTAACGCAAGGGCAAAAAATGTCGGCTGGAGGATTGATTATTTCTTCATCTCACAAGGATTAAAAGATAGGCTAAAAGACGCATTTATTTTGCCAGAGATCACAGGCAGCGATCACTGCCCAGTTGGGATAGATATAGAAATTTAG